Proteins from a genomic interval of Bradyrhizobium sp. G127:
- a CDS encoding helix-turn-helix transcriptional regulator, with product MSNGQSSARRAVKSSASASPAKAPHFGDQLREWRQRRHLSQLDLAGDAQISARHLSFVETGRAAPSRDMVLRLAERLDVPLRERNMLLVAAGFAPAFPNRSLDDPALAAARQAMERVLKAHEPYPALAVDRHWNLVSANAMIAPFLAGVAPSLLAPPINVMRLGFHPQGLAPLTVNLAEWCGHLLERLHRQCEATADPALIALYEELKTYPVPARKTPHSVGADSLAVPFRMRMGDDVLSFISTTMVFGTPLDVTLSELALETFFPADDRTAEKMRALAKSLA from the coding sequence ATGAGCAACGGACAGTCTTCGGCGCGCCGCGCCGTCAAATCATCGGCCAGCGCATCGCCTGCAAAGGCACCGCACTTCGGCGATCAATTGCGCGAATGGCGGCAGCGCCGTCATCTCAGTCAGCTGGATCTTGCGGGCGACGCGCAGATTTCCGCGCGGCATTTGAGCTTCGTGGAGACAGGACGAGCCGCGCCCTCGCGTGACATGGTGCTGCGGCTGGCAGAGCGCCTAGATGTGCCGCTGCGCGAGCGCAACATGCTGCTGGTGGCGGCGGGCTTCGCGCCGGCTTTTCCCAATCGCTCGCTCGACGATCCGGCGCTGGCGGCGGCGCGTCAGGCGATGGAACGAGTGCTGAAAGCCCACGAACCATATCCGGCGCTCGCGGTGGACCGGCACTGGAATCTGGTGTCGGCCAACGCGATGATCGCGCCGTTTCTGGCAGGCGTTGCGCCGTCGCTGCTCGCGCCGCCGATCAATGTGATGCGTCTCGGTTTCCATCCACAGGGCCTCGCGCCGCTGACGGTCAATCTCGCCGAGTGGTGCGGCCATCTGCTCGAGCGCCTGCACCGGCAGTGCGAAGCGACGGCCGATCCGGCGCTGATCGCTCTTTATGAGGAATTGAAAACCTACCCGGTCCCGGCCCGGAAGACGCCGCACAGCGTTGGCGCGGACAGCCTTGCGGTCCCGTTCCGGATGCGGATGGGCGACGACGTGCTCAGCTTCATTTCCACCACGATGGTGTTCGGCACGCCGCTCGACGTCACGCTGTCCGAACTGGCGCTGGAGACGTTCTTTCCGGCGGACGACAGGACCGCCGAAAAGATGCGGGCGCTGGCGAAATCGTTGGCCTGA
- a CDS encoding cupin-like domain-containing protein, with product MNAPSGIAPVITADNESLKRDFPLKPFAIRHKLAGHPLLTLPRIAQLASELPRDLIEYWSGDADISQDPDTVKSVDLDPVDVVNRIQTASAWMVLKRVEKSPEYRQLLEDALTSVARARGFRTVKDAGFEQIEGFMFVSSPNSTTPFHMDAEDNFFVQIHGEKTFAIYDNRDGAIADDAQVEYSTVKHRNVPYNDSFKPRGIEFHLFDGDGCYVPYQWPHWVKTAGTYSISMAITWKTKEVRRMNDLHRFNSMLRSLGLPQAAPGKNPTLDTVKLAIYRTAAAIVEPLRASETMRRIIRRIALGKNANYYLKKA from the coding sequence ATGAACGCACCCTCCGGCATTGCGCCCGTCATCACCGCCGACAATGAATCGCTGAAGCGGGATTTTCCGCTGAAGCCGTTCGCGATCCGTCACAAGCTCGCGGGGCATCCGCTGCTGACGCTGCCGCGCATCGCGCAACTCGCCTCGGAATTGCCGCGCGACCTGATCGAATACTGGTCCGGCGACGCCGACATCAGCCAGGACCCGGACACGGTGAAGAGCGTCGATCTCGATCCGGTCGACGTCGTCAACCGCATCCAGACCGCGAGCGCCTGGATGGTGCTGAAGCGGGTCGAGAAATCGCCGGAGTATCGCCAGCTGCTGGAAGACGCGCTGACTTCGGTGGCGCGTGCGCGCGGCTTCAGGACCGTCAAGGACGCAGGCTTCGAGCAGATCGAAGGCTTCATGTTCGTGTCGTCGCCGAATTCGACCACGCCATTCCACATGGACGCCGAGGACAATTTCTTCGTGCAGATCCACGGCGAGAAGACGTTTGCGATCTACGACAACCGCGACGGCGCCATCGCCGACGACGCACAGGTGGAATATTCCACCGTCAAGCACCGCAACGTGCCCTACAATGACAGCTTCAAGCCGCGCGGCATTGAATTCCATCTGTTCGACGGCGACGGCTGCTATGTGCCGTACCAGTGGCCGCACTGGGTGAAGACCGCGGGCACCTATTCGATCTCGATGGCGATCACCTGGAAGACCAAGGAAGTGCGCCGGATGAACGATCTGCATCGTTTCAATTCGATGCTGCGCAGCCTCGGCCTGCCGCAGGCGGCGCCCGGCAAGAACCCCACGCTCGACACCGTGAAGCTCGCGATCTACCGCACCGCCGCGGCCATCGTCGAGCCGCTGCGCGCATCGGAGACCATGCGCCGCATCATCCGCCGCATCGCGCTCGGCAAGAATGCAAACTACTATCTGAAGAAGGCGTGA
- a CDS encoding MFS transporter: MTADINRDRVHFLFLNIGHFLDHLLTLVFATVAALALSREWGLGYGELLKYATPGFFAFGLFSWPAGWLADKWSREGMIAVFFVGIGAASIATAFAQTPLQVGIGLFIVGIFAAIYHPVGLAIVTQRWKNTGMRLATNGIWGNLGVASAALITGYFIDHGGWRTAFVVPGLFSIMVGVLYAVHQWSEVSTAHRKPPAPVAVEATQTADMKALVLRVTAIVFLTTAVSSLVFQSTTFALPKIFDERLQGIATDMTQWLSASGVAAAKGDIATMLGALTFVVFAVASIAQLVVGSLLDRLGPRKVFMIVAAIQVVFFAAMPGLRDAWALAAALGFMLGAFGQIPINDFMIGKMASGEARARIYGVRYVVSFTVFALALPMISFVYGNYGFDTLFRLMASSAAIIFIAVACLPARLPTPATA; the protein is encoded by the coding sequence ATGACCGCCGACATCAACCGCGACCGCGTCCATTTCCTGTTTCTGAACATCGGCCATTTTCTCGATCATCTGCTGACGCTGGTGTTCGCGACGGTGGCGGCGCTGGCGCTGTCGCGCGAATGGGGGCTGGGCTACGGCGAACTTCTGAAATACGCGACGCCGGGCTTCTTCGCCTTCGGCCTGTTCTCGTGGCCCGCCGGATGGCTTGCCGACAAATGGAGCCGCGAGGGCATGATCGCGGTGTTCTTCGTCGGCATTGGTGCTGCGTCGATCGCCACCGCCTTCGCGCAGACGCCGCTGCAGGTCGGCATCGGCCTGTTCATCGTCGGCATCTTCGCCGCGATCTATCATCCTGTGGGTCTCGCCATCGTCACGCAGCGTTGGAAGAACACCGGGATGCGCCTCGCCACCAACGGCATCTGGGGCAATCTCGGCGTCGCGAGCGCCGCGCTCATCACCGGCTACTTCATCGACCACGGCGGCTGGCGCACGGCCTTCGTGGTGCCGGGCCTCTTCTCCATCATGGTCGGTGTGCTTTACGCCGTCCATCAGTGGAGCGAGGTCTCCACCGCGCACCGGAAGCCGCCCGCACCCGTCGCCGTCGAGGCCACCCAGACCGCGGACATGAAGGCGCTGGTGCTGCGCGTGACGGCAATCGTGTTTCTTACCACGGCGGTGTCGAGTCTTGTGTTCCAGTCGACCACCTTCGCGCTGCCGAAAATCTTCGACGAGCGCTTGCAAGGCATCGCCACCGACATGACACAGTGGCTGAGTGCAAGCGGCGTGGCGGCGGCGAAAGGCGATATCGCCACTATGCTCGGCGCCCTGACCTTCGTCGTGTTCGCAGTAGCGTCGATCGCGCAACTGGTGGTCGGCAGCCTGCTCGACAGGCTCGGGCCGCGTAAGGTCTTCATGATTGTCGCCGCCATCCAGGTGGTGTTCTTCGCCGCAATGCCGGGCCTGCGCGATGCCTGGGCGCTGGCGGCGGCACTCGGCTTCATGCTCGGCGCGTTCGGCCAGATTCCGATCAACGACTTCATGATCGGAAAAATGGCGAGCGGCGAGGCCCGCGCCCGCATCTACGGCGTGCGCTATGTCGTCAGCTTCACGGTGTTCGCGCTGGCGCTGCCGATGATCTCGTTCGTCTACGGCAATTACGGCTTCGATACGCTGTTCCGACTGATGGCGAGTTCAGCAGCGATCATCTTCATCGCGGTGGCGTGTTTGCCTGCACGGCTGCCGACGCCGGCGACGGCGTAG
- a CDS encoding DUF2798 domain-containing protein, which produces MPHIPRRFSHFVFGVLQSGLTCLIAAGIASYPSITHWLMSWLISWGAMLPVVVLAAPAIRSLSLSLTRE; this is translated from the coding sequence ATGCCGCACATTCCACGTCGATTCAGTCATTTCGTATTTGGCGTGCTTCAGTCAGGACTGACCTGCCTGATTGCGGCAGGAATCGCCAGTTATCCATCGATCACGCACTGGCTCATGTCCTGGCTGATTTCCTGGGGAGCGATGCTCCCGGTGGTCGTGCTGGCGGCTCCCGCCATAAGATCGCTTTCGCTCAGCCTGACGCGGGAATGA
- a CDS encoding PilZ domain-containing protein, translating to MRQERRFIRVRPSGNLSRTGKIIVDSKSPVIECGIVDYSAGGACLQVAPGTLLPKRFELLYSGTKKKCRVVWTNGIRLGVAF from the coding sequence ATGCGTCAGGAACGCCGCTTCATCCGTGTCCGGCCGTCGGGAAATCTCTCGCGGACCGGCAAGATCATCGTCGATTCGAAGTCTCCGGTGATCGAGTGCGGCATCGTGGATTATTCGGCCGGCGGCGCATGTCTGCAGGTCGCGCCCGGCACGTTGCTGCCCAAGCGGTTCGAGCTTCTCTATTCGGGCACGAAAAAGAAATGCCGCGTGGTATGGACCAACGGTATCCGCCTCGGCGTCGCCTTCTAG
- a CDS encoding DUF3147 family protein — MLYFIIKCALSGVIIAVVSEVAKRSPAFGALIVSLPLVSLLGILWLWRDTGDAERIAGHAESTFWFVLPSLPMFLVLPAMLRSGIGFWPSLAACCALTVVLYFITAWALAKFGGISL; from the coding sequence ATGTTGTACTTCATCATTAAATGCGCGCTGTCGGGCGTCATCATTGCAGTGGTGTCGGAAGTCGCAAAGCGCAGTCCGGCCTTCGGCGCGCTGATTGTCTCGCTGCCGTTGGTGTCCCTGTTGGGCATCCTCTGGCTCTGGCGGGACACGGGTGATGCCGAGCGGATAGCCGGTCACGCGGAATCCACGTTCTGGTTCGTGCTGCCGTCGCTTCCGATGTTTCTGGTTCTGCCCGCGATGCTTCGTTCCGGGATCGGCTTCTGGCCGAGCTTGGCGGCTTGCTGTGCTTTAACGGTGGTTCTGTACTTCATCACCGCTTGGGCGTTGGCGAAGTTTGGCGGTATCAGCCTCTGA
- the recA gene encoding recombinase RecA, whose protein sequence is MAPAALRIVEGSSMDKTKALSAALSQIERQFGKGSVMKLGKNDRSMDVETISSGSLGLDIALGVGGLPKGRVVEIYGPESSGKTTLALHTVAEAQKKGGICAFIDAEHALDPVYARKLGVNVDELLISQPDHGEQALEIADTLVRSGAVDVLVVDSVAALVPRAELEGEMGDSLPGLQARLMSQALRKLTASINKSHTMVIFINQIRMKIGVMYGSPETTTGGNALKFYASVRLDIRRIGQIKERDEVVGNQTRVKVVKNKLAPPFKQVEFDIMYGEGVSKMGEILDLGVKAGIVEKSGAWFSYDSQRLGQGRENSKAFLKANPEMTAKIEASIRQNSGLIAEQILAGSPERDADGEEPLDD, encoded by the coding sequence ATGGCCCCCGCTGCCCTGCGTATCGTTGAAGGATCCTCCATGGACAAGACCAAGGCCCTGTCGGCCGCGCTCTCCCAGATCGAGCGCCAGTTCGGCAAGGGTTCCGTGATGAAGCTCGGCAAGAACGACCGCTCCATGGATGTCGAGACGATTTCGTCGGGCTCGCTCGGGCTGGACATTGCACTCGGTGTCGGCGGCCTGCCGAAGGGCCGCGTGGTCGAGATTTACGGGCCGGAATCCTCCGGCAAGACCACGCTGGCGCTGCATACGGTGGCCGAGGCCCAGAAGAAGGGCGGCATCTGCGCCTTCATCGACGCCGAACATGCGCTCGATCCGGTCTATGCCCGCAAGCTCGGCGTCAATGTGGACGAACTTCTGATCTCGCAGCCCGACCACGGCGAGCAGGCGCTGGAAATCGCCGACACGCTGGTGCGCTCCGGCGCGGTGGACGTTTTGGTGGTGGACTCGGTGGCGGCGCTGGTGCCGCGCGCCGAACTCGAAGGCGAGATGGGCGACAGCCTTCCCGGCCTGCAGGCGCGGCTGATGAGCCAGGCGCTGCGCAAGCTGACTGCCTCGATCAACAAGTCCCACACCATGGTGATCTTCATCAACCAGATCCGCATGAAGATCGGCGTGATGTACGGCTCGCCCGAAACCACCACCGGCGGCAACGCGCTGAAATTCTACGCCTCGGTGCGCCTCGACATCCGCCGCATCGGCCAGATCAAGGAGCGCGACGAAGTCGTCGGCAACCAGACCCGGGTCAAGGTGGTGAAGAACAAGCTGGCTCCGCCGTTCAAGCAGGTCGAATTCGACATCATGTACGGCGAGGGCGTCTCCAAGATGGGCGAGATCCTCGATCTCGGCGTCAAGGCCGGCATCGTCGAGAAGTCCGGCGCGTGGTTCTCCTACGACAGCCAGCGCCTCGGCCAGGGCCGCGAGAATTCAAAGGCCTTCCTCAAGGCCAATCCCGAGATGACGGCCAAGATCGAGGCCTCGATCCGGCAGAATTCGGGCCTGATCGCCGAGCAGATTCTGGCAGGTTCGCCGGAGCGCGATGCCGACGGCGAGGAGCCGCTGGACGACTAA
- a CDS encoding GNAT family N-acetyltransferase gives MVEIADAAQAAARSEAGFARAQAGADRPAGTAATLPPLDTIAAERWRTLADNAIEPNGFYLPEWELAVNAFAQRRTGVSALTAAGTTAGRDAPHLIGLLPAISAWRAYRLPLPVLVSADPYGELGTPLLDRAHADEAAAKLMAQARAAGAHALILRNIPIDGPVMTAFTRALERSGLAPRILQSHARACLDATRDAEELLRDALGPKKLKELRRQRNRLAEHGEVIFTIATAPDEIARDLDTFLALEASGWKAKRGTALVQDEGDAAFVRRAVHDAAAAGNCEIVTLYAGDTPVASGIVLRHLDRAFYFKMGVDERFAKCSPGVQLTLDLTRHLCADPAITMADSNAMPGHPMIDPIWRGRLAVGDVLIPLSRRDPLIPAIRLGLTLRRLAREPARHLVHFIRKLRETRS, from the coding sequence GTGGTGGAGATTGCCGACGCAGCACAGGCTGCCGCGCGCAGCGAGGCGGGTTTTGCCCGCGCGCAGGCCGGGGCCGATCGCCCGGCTGGAACGGCCGCCACGCTTCCGCCGCTCGATACCATTGCCGCCGAACGCTGGCGGACTCTCGCCGACAACGCTATCGAGCCGAACGGTTTTTATCTGCCGGAGTGGGAACTGGCGGTGAATGCCTTCGCGCAGCGACGCACCGGCGTTTCCGCCCTCACCGCCGCCGGCACGACCGCCGGCCGCGACGCGCCGCATCTGATCGGCCTCTTGCCCGCGATCTCCGCATGGCGCGCGTATCGTCTTCCGTTGCCGGTGCTGGTCAGCGCCGATCCTTACGGCGAACTCGGAACGCCGCTGCTCGATCGCGCGCATGCAGACGAGGCCGCGGCCAAATTGATGGCCCAGGCCCGCGCCGCCGGCGCGCATGCGCTGATCCTGCGCAATATTCCAATCGATGGCCCGGTGATGACGGCGTTCACCCGCGCTCTGGAGCGCAGTGGGCTCGCGCCGCGCATCCTGCAGAGCCATGCGCGCGCCTGTCTCGACGCCACGCGGGACGCCGAAGAATTGCTGCGCGACGCGCTTGGGCCGAAGAAGCTGAAAGAGTTGCGCCGCCAACGCAATCGCCTCGCAGAGCATGGCGAGGTGATCTTCACCATCGCGACCGCGCCGGACGAGATCGCGCGCGACCTCGACACCTTCCTCGCGCTCGAGGCCTCAGGCTGGAAAGCGAAACGCGGCACGGCGCTGGTTCAGGACGAGGGTGATGCCGCTTTCGTGCGCCGCGCGGTGCATGACGCCGCAGCAGCCGGCAACTGCGAGATTGTCACTTTGTATGCAGGCGACACGCCGGTGGCATCCGGCATCGTGCTGCGTCATCTCGATCGCGCCTTCTATTTCAAGATGGGCGTCGACGAACGCTTCGCCAAATGTTCGCCCGGCGTGCAGCTGACGCTCGACCTGACGCGCCATCTTTGCGCCGACCCCGCGATCACGATGGCCGATTCCAACGCGATGCCCGGCCACCCGATGATCGATCCGATCTGGCGCGGACGGCTTGCCGTCGGCGACGTTCTGATTCCGCTCAGCCGCCGCGATCCTCTGATACCGGCCATCCGGCTCGGCCTCACCCTGCGCAGACTCGCCCGCGAGCCCGCGCGCCACTTAGTTCATTTCATCAGGAAACTCCGGGAGACACGCTCATGA
- a CDS encoding TetR/AcrR family transcriptional regulator translates to MANPGATKPANRSRASLEVKKPVVTGKKGVSAPKKPPAAVKTAHKSDRETPYHHGDLHEALLKAAKRVADREGINGLTLRAVAREAGVSHAAPAHHFGDVTGLLSELAAIGFQKFSAALGEAACAAGSEEAAVQGRANAYITFARDNPCLFQLMFRAERLDHNRPILHDAAKTAFAKLAGIVAAQRHEEVALDHLTLPQAAGIARIWSLVHGFAMLHLDGRLQHILDAAPGITEEMLLAAMLKPDSPAK, encoded by the coding sequence ATGGCCAATCCGGGCGCAACCAAGCCGGCGAACCGCTCCAGAGCCTCTCTGGAGGTGAAGAAACCCGTTGTAACGGGCAAGAAGGGCGTTTCTGCGCCGAAAAAGCCGCCAGCTGCTGTCAAGACCGCACATAAATCTGACCGCGAAACGCCCTATCATCACGGTGATTTGCACGAGGCCTTGCTCAAGGCCGCCAAGCGGGTAGCCGACCGCGAGGGGATTAACGGCCTGACGCTGCGGGCAGTGGCACGGGAGGCGGGCGTGTCCCATGCCGCGCCTGCACATCATTTCGGCGACGTCACTGGCTTGCTCAGCGAACTCGCAGCGATCGGTTTCCAGAAGTTTTCCGCAGCTTTGGGTGAGGCGGCGTGCGCTGCCGGCTCCGAGGAAGCCGCTGTGCAGGGCAGGGCCAACGCGTACATTACCTTTGCCCGTGACAATCCCTGTCTGTTTCAGTTGATGTTCCGCGCCGAGCGGCTCGATCACAACCGGCCGATATTGCATGACGCCGCCAAGACGGCATTCGCCAAACTCGCCGGCATCGTCGCTGCCCAGCGTCACGAAGAAGTCGCGCTGGATCATCTGACGCTGCCGCAGGCCGCCGGCATCGCGCGGATATGGTCGCTGGTGCACGGCTTCGCCATGCTGCATCTCGACGGACGCCTGCAGCACATCCTCGATGCCGCTCCCGGCATTACCGAGGAAATGCTGCTGGCGGCGATGTTGAAGCCCGATAGTCCGGCGAAGTAG
- a CDS encoding helix-turn-helix transcriptional regulator: MSKFYNSKRSTDARDYQFVPRPLAAMSKSFPDGHEIVPHHHARDQLVYAVSGVMRVRTEGEAWIVPPDRAVYLPAQTEHSIGIRGRVEMRTLYIARRASDDLPDAPTVLEVSPLLRELVLALIDEPVIYDEDGRGGAMALLILSEIARAQRLSLVIPMPRDPRLLRLCNALLADPSSRLTLEHWVETAGASSRTLARLFEAELGLSFAAWRQRVRFHNALEAIVAGEPIARVAERNGYRSSSAFSAAFRKAMGHAPSSLREAGVG; encoded by the coding sequence ATGTCGAAATTTTACAACTCCAAGCGCAGCACCGACGCCCGCGACTATCAGTTCGTGCCGCGTCCGTTGGCGGCGATGTCGAAGAGTTTTCCCGACGGCCATGAGATCGTCCCTCATCATCATGCCCGCGATCAGCTTGTCTATGCGGTCAGCGGCGTTATGCGCGTGCGCACCGAAGGCGAGGCGTGGATCGTGCCGCCGGATCGCGCCGTTTATCTGCCGGCGCAGACTGAGCATTCGATCGGCATTCGCGGCCGAGTGGAGATGCGCACGCTTTATATCGCGCGCCGCGCGAGTGACGATCTGCCCGACGCGCCGACGGTGCTGGAGGTCTCGCCGCTGCTGCGCGAACTGGTGCTGGCGTTGATCGACGAGCCGGTGATCTATGACGAGGACGGACGCGGCGGCGCGATGGCGCTTCTCATCCTGAGTGAGATCGCGCGTGCGCAAAGGCTGTCGCTGGTGATTCCGATGCCACGCGATCCGCGGCTCTTGCGGCTGTGCAACGCATTGCTGGCCGATCCGTCGAGCCGCCTTACGCTGGAGCACTGGGTCGAGACCGCGGGTGCGTCATCCCGCACGCTGGCGCGCTTGTTCGAGGCGGAGCTTGGCCTGAGCTTTGCCGCGTGGCGGCAGCGCGTGCGATTTCACAACGCCTTGGAAGCCATCGTCGCCGGCGAGCCGATAGCGCGCGTCGCCGAACGCAACGGCTATCGCAGTTCGAGCGCGTTCTCGGCAGCGTTCCGCAAGGCGATGGGGCACGCGCCGAGTTCGCTGCGGGAGGCGGGAGTGGGGTGA
- a CDS encoding SET domain-containing protein, giving the protein MPAISSSKPYRIGRSKTGLGLFATQKIKKGTKIIRYFGPMLDSKNKKHDDIDNKYLFEINNRWTIDGSVRKNIARYINHACRPNAESDVNSRKRKVVIRAIKTIQPGEEINYDYGTDYFKIFLKPIGCKCDHCEKKRAKKRAEARAEKLRLKLKAEKKAAKQAEKQAPKSGKKASKAVVKASKSKAASKRKAGLGSAKAGPHARGTGKPTRTKASRTSPLSRRRAANSAIANRASST; this is encoded by the coding sequence ATGCCCGCCATATCGTCCAGCAAGCCCTACCGCATCGGCCGTTCCAAGACCGGCCTCGGTCTCTTCGCCACCCAGAAGATCAAGAAGGGCACGAAGATCATCCGCTATTTCGGGCCGATGCTCGATTCGAAGAACAAGAAGCACGACGATATCGACAACAAGTATCTGTTCGAGATCAACAATCGCTGGACCATCGACGGCTCGGTCCGCAAGAACATCGCCCGCTATATCAATCACGCCTGCCGCCCGAACGCCGAGTCCGACGTTAACTCGCGCAAGCGCAAGGTCGTGATCCGCGCCATCAAGACCATCCAGCCGGGCGAGGAAATCAACTACGATTACGGCACCGACTACTTCAAGATTTTCCTGAAGCCGATCGGCTGCAAGTGCGATCACTGCGAGAAGAAGCGGGCAAAGAAACGCGCGGAGGCGCGCGCTGAAAAGCTGCGGCTGAAACTGAAGGCCGAGAAGAAAGCCGCCAAACAGGCGGAGAAGCAGGCTCCGAAGTCCGGCAAGAAGGCCTCGAAAGCCGTCGTCAAGGCGTCGAAGTCCAAAGCCGCATCAAAGCGCAAGGCCGGGCTTGGCAGCGCCAAGGCTGGTCCGCACGCCCGCGGCACCGGCAAGCCGACCAGGACCAAGGCATCGCGGACGTCGCCATTGTCGCGGCGCCGTGCGGCGAATTCAGCCATTGCGAACCGGGCATCATCGACCTGA
- a CDS encoding DsbA family oxidoreductase, with the protein MALKPLQIDIVSDVVCPWCYIGKKRIEDALALASDVPVEVHWRPFFLNPWVPREGISRDEYLTQKFGSPEAYKNIAGRVVAAAADEGLEYNSDRVKRQPNTIDSHRLIHWAEAEGKAAPMKQRLMELYFRDGGDLTSTDVLVQAAADVGMDADSVRQRLATDEDVGLISALAQDASEKGISGVPTFVFAQKYAVSGAQPADQLARAIRQISAEINQAA; encoded by the coding sequence ATGGCCCTGAAGCCGCTGCAGATCGATATCGTTTCCGACGTGGTGTGCCCGTGGTGCTATATCGGCAAGAAGCGCATCGAGGATGCGCTGGCGCTCGCGAGCGACGTGCCGGTCGAGGTTCACTGGCGGCCGTTCTTCCTCAATCCGTGGGTGCCGCGCGAAGGGATTTCGCGCGACGAATATCTCACCCAGAAGTTCGGCTCGCCGGAAGCGTACAAGAACATTGCCGGCCGCGTGGTCGCGGCTGCGGCGGACGAGGGGCTCGAATACAATTCGGACCGCGTCAAGCGCCAGCCCAACACCATCGACAGCCATCGCCTGATCCACTGGGCCGAGGCGGAGGGCAAGGCCGCGCCGATGAAGCAGCGGCTGATGGAGCTCTATTTCCGCGACGGCGGCGATCTCACCAGCACCGATGTGCTGGTACAGGCGGCCGCCGATGTTGGCATGGACGCGGACAGCGTGCGCCAGCGCCTCGCCACTGATGAGGATGTCGGCCTGATCTCGGCGCTGGCGCAGGATGCGTCGGAGAAGGGCATCTCCGGGGTGCCGACATTCGTGTTCGCGCAGAAATATGCCGTTTCCGGCGCGCAGCCCGCGGATCAGCTCGCGCGTGCGATCCGGCAGATCTCGGCGGAGATCAATCAGGCGGCGTGA
- a CDS encoding PilZ domain-containing protein, with amino-acid sequence MGKELRKNPRVGFERGVDVQIMGIDGTWRRSCRMMDVSEGGAMLAVVGSVGELDLKEFFLLLSSTGLAYRRCKMVRVNGDRIGVIFLKPECKKKTASPSARRERTEALV; translated from the coding sequence ATGGGCAAGGAGCTTCGCAAGAACCCGCGCGTCGGTTTCGAACGCGGTGTTGATGTTCAGATCATGGGTATCGACGGCACATGGCGCCGTTCATGCCGGATGATGGATGTTTCCGAAGGCGGCGCAATGCTTGCGGTCGTGGGCTCGGTGGGCGAGCTGGACCTCAAGGAATTTTTCCTGCTGCTGTCTTCGACTGGTCTCGCCTACCGCCGATGCAAGATGGTGCGCGTCAACGGCGACCGGATCGGCGTGATTTTTCTGAAGCCCGAATGCAAGAAGAAAACGGCATCTCCGTCAGCGAGACGGGAGCGGACGGAAGCCTTGGTCTGA